The Pseudomonas berkeleyensis genome includes a region encoding these proteins:
- the hisI gene encoding phosphoribosyl-AMP cyclohydrolase has translation MNDWLDEIRWNEDGLVPAIAQDHQTGRILMMAWMNRESLALTAAENRAIYWSRSRGKLWRKGEESGHVQKLHELRLDCDADVIVLMVEQLGGIACHTGRESCFYRVLEDGTWKTVEAVLKDPAAIYSAEQRHD, from the coding sequence ATTGGCTCGACGAAATTCGCTGGAACGAAGATGGCCTGGTGCCAGCGATAGCCCAGGATCACCAGACTGGCCGCATCCTCATGATGGCCTGGATGAACCGCGAATCCCTTGCGCTCACCGCGGCCGAAAATCGCGCCATCTACTGGTCGCGCTCGCGCGGCAAGCTGTGGCGTAAGGGCGAGGAATCCGGCCACGTGCAGAAACTGCACGAACTGCGCCTGGACTGCGATGCCGATGTCATCGTGCTGATGGTCGAGCAACTGGGCGGCATCGCCTGCCACACCGGCCGCGAGAGCTGTTTCTACCGCGTGCTGGAAGACGGCACCTGGAAAACCGTCGAAGCCGTTCTGAAAGATCCGGCAGCAATCTATTCCGCGGAGCAGCGCCATGACTGA